Proteins from a genomic interval of Mycolicibacterium grossiae:
- the moaC gene encoding cyclic pyranopterin monophosphate synthase MoaC, protein MVDVTAKDATRRTAVATGTVRTRADVVELIAAKGLPKGDALATARVAGILAAKRTSDLIPLCHQLALTGVDVDFSIGADTVGVTATVRTTDRTGVEMEALTAVSVAALTVYDMIKAVDPAASIDGVAVVRKEGGKTGNWER, encoded by the coding sequence ATGGTCGACGTCACCGCCAAGGACGCCACCCGGCGCACCGCCGTCGCGACGGGCACGGTGCGCACCCGCGCCGACGTGGTGGAGCTGATCGCCGCCAAGGGCCTGCCGAAGGGTGACGCCCTGGCCACCGCGCGGGTGGCGGGCATCCTCGCCGCCAAGCGCACCAGCGACCTCATCCCGCTGTGCCACCAGCTCGCCCTCACCGGCGTGGACGTCGACTTCTCGATCGGCGCCGACACCGTGGGCGTCACCGCGACGGTCCGCACCACCGACCGCACCGGCGTGGAGATGGAGGCGCTCACCGCCGTCAGCGTCGCCGCGCTCACCGTCTACGACATGATCAAGGCCGTCGACCCCGCCGCCAGCATCGACGGCGTCGCCGTCGTGCGCAAGGAGGGCGGCAAGACCGGGAACTGGGAGCGCTGA
- a CDS encoding SDR family NAD(P)-dependent oxidoreductase has translation MNDTTRVALITGASQGIGAGLVEGYRRLGWAVAANSRTVTDGADPMVFAVAGDVSAPGVGGRVVAATLERFGRVDTVVNNAGIYLPKPFVDYTDEDFDAITGVNLRGFFEVSRAAVAAMLARGEGGHLVTISTTLVEHARSDAPSALSSLTKGGLNAATRALAVEYAARGIRSNALSLGVIRTPMHDESSYGALAALHPVGRVGEVADVVNAVLYLEQAPFVTGEILHVDGGQSAGH, from the coding sequence ATGAACGACACGACGCGGGTCGCTCTGATCACCGGTGCGTCGCAAGGCATCGGCGCCGGGTTGGTCGAGGGTTACCGCCGGCTGGGGTGGGCCGTCGCCGCCAACTCCCGCACGGTGACCGACGGTGCGGACCCCATGGTGTTCGCCGTCGCGGGCGACGTGTCCGCCCCGGGCGTCGGCGGGCGGGTCGTCGCGGCGACCCTCGAGCGCTTCGGCCGCGTCGACACCGTGGTGAACAATGCGGGCATCTACCTGCCCAAGCCGTTCGTCGACTACACCGACGAGGACTTCGACGCCATCACCGGGGTTAATCTGCGCGGCTTCTTCGAGGTGTCGCGCGCCGCGGTGGCGGCCATGCTGGCGCGCGGCGAGGGCGGGCACCTCGTCACCATCTCGACGACGCTGGTCGAGCACGCCCGCTCGGACGCGCCGTCGGCGCTGTCGTCGCTGACGAAGGGCGGTCTGAACGCGGCGACACGGGCGCTCGCCGTCGAGTACGCCGCCCGCGGCATTCGCTCGAATGCGTTGTCGCTGGGCGTCATTCGCACCCCGATGCACGACGAGTCCTCCTACGGCGCGCTGGCCGCGCTGCACCCGGTGGGTCGGGTCGGCGAGGTGGCCGACGTGGTGAACGCGGTGCTCTACCTCGAGCAGGCGCCGTTCGTCACCGGCGAGATCCTGCACGTCGACGGCGGCCAGAGCGCGGGGCACTGA
- a CDS encoding MogA/MoaB family molybdenum cofactor biosynthesis protein, protein MARTARVVVASTRAAAGVYADRSGPIVVEWLAARGYDVAEPVVVPDGADVSRALFAAVGDGVDVILTSGGTGISPTDQTADATAALVDYQIPGLADAIRRSGLPHVPTSVLSRGVCGVRGRTLIVNLPGSTGGVRDGLGVLDDVLEHALDQLAGRDHTR, encoded by the coding sequence ATGGCCAGGACCGCCCGCGTCGTCGTCGCGTCCACCCGCGCCGCCGCGGGCGTCTACGCCGACCGCAGCGGACCCATCGTCGTCGAGTGGCTCGCCGCCCGCGGCTACGACGTCGCCGAGCCCGTCGTGGTGCCCGACGGCGCCGACGTGTCGCGCGCCCTGTTCGCGGCGGTGGGGGACGGGGTGGACGTCATCCTCACCTCGGGGGGCACCGGCATCTCGCCGACCGACCAGACCGCCGACGCGACGGCCGCCCTCGTCGACTATCAGATTCCCGGGCTGGCCGATGCCATCCGGCGCTCCGGACTGCCGCACGTGCCGACCTCGGTGCTGTCCCGCGGGGTCTGCGGGGTGCGTGGCCGCACGCTGATCGTCAACCTGCCCGGCTCGACGGGCGGCGTACGCGACGGGCTCGGCGTGCTGGACGACGTCCTCGAGCACGCCCTGGACCAGCTCGCCGGAAGGGACCACACGCGATGA
- a CDS encoding transglycosylase family protein — protein MSGRHRKPTTSAPAATVAKVAFTGAVIGGGGLALAGHAGAATDGEWDRVASCESGGNWAINTGNGYQGGLQFSPGTWSGHGGGEYAPSAHLATKDEQIAVAERVLASQGKGAWPVCGKGLSFSTPRNVLADAPQPLDNPELNGELPPPPPPFDPLAAPVPPPPPGPELLPPPPPADAAPLDAPLPPPADAPLPPPAPEAAAPLDAPLPADPAVTVAPVALDVPADAPLPAPPADAPAPGPLMLGAPDAIPAPAAPPAPDAPIEAVQAANWDVAPAPADQPQVWSLGRGDLPLEPAPLPAPAPAPAAPAPAPAAPAGDPLAPLNAVNVPAPAYDLANQAISGDLPVPPAAGTPHLASPDALPPGSTMDPAAAGTEGANASYLKDLWHAVQNQEISGKEALIMGLAQRGMNTPYPQQAAGPNVPLTPANQAVAPPAPGAPVPPPADAPAPAPASGPLMLAPGA, from the coding sequence ATGAGTGGACGGCACCGCAAGCCCACTACTTCCGCACCAGCAGCAACCGTCGCCAAGGTCGCCTTCACGGGCGCCGTGATCGGTGGCGGCGGTCTCGCCCTCGCCGGTCACGCCGGCGCCGCGACCGACGGCGAATGGGACCGCGTCGCGTCCTGCGAGTCGGGCGGCAACTGGGCGATCAACACCGGCAACGGCTACCAGGGCGGCCTGCAGTTCTCGCCTGGTACCTGGTCGGGCCACGGCGGCGGCGAGTACGCCCCGTCCGCCCATCTCGCCACCAAGGACGAGCAGATCGCCGTGGCCGAGCGCGTGCTCGCCTCCCAGGGCAAGGGCGCCTGGCCGGTCTGCGGCAAGGGCCTGTCCTTCTCGACGCCCCGCAACGTCCTCGCCGACGCCCCGCAGCCCCTCGACAACCCCGAGCTGAACGGCGAACTGCCGCCTCCGCCGCCGCCGTTCGATCCGCTCGCCGCGCCGGTGCCGCCTCCCCCGCCGGGCCCCGAACTCCTTCCGCCGCCCCCTCCGGCCGACGCCGCGCCGCTCGATGCGCCGCTGCCCCCGCCGGCCGATGCGCCGCTGCCCCCGCCGGCACCCGAGGCCGCCGCGCCGCTGGACGCCCCGCTGCCGGCCGATCCGGCCGTGACCGTCGCTCCCGTCGCCCTGGACGTGCCCGCCGACGCCCCGCTGCCCGCACCCCCAGCCGATGCGCCGGCGCCGGGACCGCTGATGCTGGGCGCGCCCGACGCCATCCCGGCGCCCGCCGCTCCGCCGGCACCCGACGCGCCGATCGAGGCCGTGCAGGCCGCCAACTGGGACGTCGCTCCCGCGCCTGCCGACCAGCCGCAGGTCTGGTCACTGGGCCGTGGCGATCTGCCGCTCGAGCCGGCACCGCTGCCCGCTCCCGCACCGGCTCCGGCCGCCCCGGCTCCTGCGCCGGCCGCGCCGGCCGGTGACCCGCTCGCCCCGCTGAACGCCGTCAACGTGCCGGCGCCCGCCTACGACCTGGCCAACCAGGCGATCAGCGGCGACCTGCCGGTGCCTCCTGCCGCGGGCACGCCGCATCTGGCGAGCCCCGACGCACTGCCGCCCGGCTCCACGATGGATCCTGCGGCCGCGGGCACCGAGGGTGCCAACGCCAGCTACCTCAAGGATCTGTGGCACGCCGTGCAGAACCAGGAGATCAGCGGCAAGGAGGCGCTCATCATGGGTCTCGCGCAGCGCGGCATGAACACGCCGTACCCGCAGCAGGCCGCCGGGCCGAACGTGCCGCTGACGCCGGCCAACCAGGCCGTCGCGCCGCCGGCGCCCGGCGCTCCGGTGCCGCCGCCCGCCGACGCACCCGCGCCTGCGCCCGCGTCGGGCCCGCTGATGCTGGCTCCCGGCGCGTAA
- a CDS encoding helicase-associated domain-containing protein, giving the protein MSDSGSGSTQTVPLGAWLAGLPDEQLIRLLELRPDLTQPPPGSLSALAARAQSRQSVKAATDDLDFLRLAVLDGLLLLQADAAAVPLAKLLELFDGDAHVAAAVDDLRERALVWGESTIRVTAEAATGLPWYPGQATVESTDLDAAAITERLADLDAPQRDLLDRLVEGSPIGRTRDAAPGTPPDRPVQRLLAAGLLRQVDDDTVILPRLVGQVLRGQLPGPTGTTPPDPVVSSSTAADVDAAAAGSAIDLLREVEVVIEALSAAPVPELRNGGLGVREMKKLAKTTGIGEPRLGLVLEVAASAGLVAPGIPEPEPADGSGPFWAPTPAADRFVESSAASRWYVLASTWLDLTARPSLIGDRGPDGKPYAALSDSLFSTAAPLDRRLLLGMLADLPRGSGVDATRAAAALLWRRPRWAARLQPKPVEALLTEADAVGAVGRGGLPGPIRLLLDGAGEDAVIAAMDKALPTPIDHFLLQADLTVVVPGPLERDLAERLSAVATVESAGAAMVYRISEASIRRALDTGCTASELHALFERHSRTPVPQGLTYLIDDVARRHGQLRVGMAASFVRCEDPALLAQAVAAPAMAGVEMRTLAPTVAVSVAPIGDVLAGLRAAGFAPAAEDWSGTIVDIRSRGSRVPSPGRRRGYRPVSAPTPQTLGAIVAVLRKVGAAHVTGARLDPAEAMAQLQSAAHRQASVVIGYVDPAGVATQRVVAPINVRGGQLTAYDPAAGRVRDFAIHRVTSVVSAESG; this is encoded by the coding sequence ATGTCCGATTCCGGGTCCGGGTCCACGCAGACCGTGCCGCTGGGCGCCTGGTTGGCCGGCCTGCCCGACGAGCAGCTGATCCGGCTGCTCGAACTGCGCCCCGACCTCACGCAGCCCCCGCCGGGCTCGCTGTCGGCGCTGGCCGCCCGCGCGCAGTCCCGGCAGTCGGTGAAGGCCGCGACCGACGACCTCGACTTCCTGCGGCTGGCGGTGCTCGACGGGCTCCTGCTGCTGCAGGCCGATGCGGCCGCCGTGCCGCTGGCCAAGCTGCTGGAACTGTTCGACGGCGACGCGCACGTCGCCGCGGCGGTCGACGACCTGCGCGAGCGGGCGCTGGTGTGGGGCGAGTCGACCATCCGGGTCACCGCCGAGGCGGCCACGGGACTGCCCTGGTACCCCGGGCAGGCCACCGTCGAGTCCACCGACCTCGACGCGGCGGCCATCACCGAGCGACTGGCCGATCTCGACGCTCCGCAGCGCGATCTGCTCGACCGGCTGGTCGAGGGATCCCCGATCGGCAGGACGCGCGACGCCGCGCCCGGCACCCCGCCGGACCGGCCGGTGCAGCGCCTGCTGGCCGCCGGGCTGCTGCGCCAGGTCGACGACGACACCGTGATCCTGCCCCGCCTGGTCGGCCAGGTGCTGCGCGGGCAGCTGCCGGGGCCGACCGGCACCACTCCCCCCGACCCGGTGGTCTCCTCGTCGACGGCGGCCGACGTCGACGCCGCCGCGGCCGGCTCCGCGATCGACCTGCTCCGCGAGGTCGAGGTCGTCATCGAGGCGCTCTCGGCCGCTCCCGTCCCGGAGCTGCGCAACGGCGGGCTCGGCGTACGGGAGATGAAGAAGCTCGCCAAGACCACCGGCATCGGCGAGCCACGGCTCGGCCTCGTCCTGGAGGTCGCCGCGTCCGCGGGGCTGGTGGCGCCCGGGATCCCCGAGCCCGAACCCGCCGACGGGTCCGGCCCGTTCTGGGCGCCGACACCGGCGGCCGACCGGTTCGTCGAGTCGTCGGCTGCCAGCCGCTGGTACGTGCTGGCGTCGACGTGGTTGGACCTGACGGCGCGACCCAGCCTGATCGGCGACCGCGGACCCGACGGCAAACCCTATGCCGCACTGTCGGATTCGCTGTTCTCGACCGCCGCTCCGCTGGACCGCAGACTGCTGCTCGGCATGCTCGCCGACCTGCCGCGCGGGTCGGGCGTCGACGCCACCCGCGCCGCGGCCGCCCTGCTCTGGCGGCGGCCGCGCTGGGCGGCGCGGCTGCAGCCGAAGCCCGTCGAGGCGCTGCTGACCGAGGCCGACGCCGTCGGCGCGGTGGGGCGCGGCGGGCTGCCCGGCCCGATCCGCCTGCTGCTCGACGGCGCCGGCGAGGACGCCGTCATCGCGGCGATGGACAAGGCGCTGCCCACGCCCATCGACCACTTCCTGCTGCAGGCCGACCTGACGGTGGTGGTCCCGGGTCCGCTCGAACGCGATCTCGCCGAACGGCTGTCGGCCGTCGCCACGGTGGAGTCGGCGGGCGCGGCGATGGTGTACCGCATCAGCGAGGCCTCGATCCGCCGCGCGCTGGACACCGGGTGCACGGCCAGCGAGCTGCACGCCCTGTTCGAGCGGCACTCGCGCACGCCGGTACCGCAGGGGCTGACCTACCTCATCGACGACGTCGCCCGGCGGCACGGGCAGCTGCGCGTGGGCATGGCCGCGTCGTTCGTGCGGTGCGAGGACCCGGCGCTGCTCGCCCAGGCGGTCGCCGCCCCGGCGATGGCCGGGGTGGAGATGCGCACCCTCGCCCCGACGGTGGCGGTGTCGGTCGCGCCGATCGGCGACGTGCTCGCCGGGCTGCGCGCGGCCGGCTTCGCACCGGCCGCCGAGGACTGGTCGGGCACCATCGTCGACATCCGTTCCCGGGGGTCCCGCGTGCCCTCGCCGGGCCGCCGGCGCGGTTACCGCCCGGTGTCCGCGCCGACGCCGCAGACCCTCGGCGCCATCGTCGCGGTGCTGCGCAAGGTCGGCGCCGCGCACGTGACGGGTGCGCGGCTGGACCCCGCCGAGGCCATGGCGCAGCTGCAGTCCGCCGCGCACCGGCAGGCCTCGGTGGTGATCGGCTACGTCGACCCCGCCGGCGTCGCGACGCAGCGGGTGGTGGCGCCGATCAACGTCCGCGGCGGCCAGCTGACCGCCTACGATCCCGCCGCGGGCCGGGTCCGTGACTTCGCCATCCACCGCGTGACCTCGGTGGTGTCGGCGGAGTCGGGATAA
- a CDS encoding molybdenum cofactor biosynthesis protein MoaE, whose amino-acid sequence MTAVVRVAVTDAPIDLTEHEALVAHEAAGAVVSFAGVVRDHDGGRGVTRLEYSSHPSAHDVLAEVAEEVARSAQGVRAIAVSHRVGALAIGDAALVAAVAADHRRAAFETCALLVDTVKERLPVWKHQFFADGSEEWVGSA is encoded by the coding sequence ATGACCGCCGTGGTGCGCGTCGCCGTCACCGACGCCCCGATCGACCTGACCGAACACGAGGCGCTCGTCGCCCACGAGGCCGCGGGTGCGGTGGTGAGCTTCGCCGGCGTGGTCCGCGACCACGACGGCGGCCGCGGCGTGACGCGGCTCGAGTACTCGTCGCACCCGTCGGCACACGACGTACTGGCCGAGGTCGCCGAGGAGGTCGCGCGCTCGGCGCAGGGCGTCCGCGCGATCGCGGTGAGTCACCGGGTGGGTGCGTTGGCGATCGGTGACGCCGCCCTGGTGGCCGCCGTGGCGGCCGACCATCGCCGGGCGGCATTCGAGACCTGCGCACTGCTGGTCGACACCGTCAAGGAGCGCCTCCCGGTCTGGAAGCACCAGTTCTTCGCCGACGGCTCCGAGGAGTGGGTCGGCTCAGCCTGA
- a CDS encoding cupin domain-containing protein: MTADTKVSLTDLAREHLETARTSNSGRSAHTVFGGHEHSLRQTLIALAAGHDLDEHEAPEEATLQVLQGRVRLVSGDSALEGSAGDHLAIPAARHALHADEDSAVLLTVMKAVGPHV; this comes from the coding sequence ATGACCGCCGACACCAAGGTCTCGTTGACCGACCTGGCCCGCGAGCACCTCGAGACCGCACGCACCAGCAACAGCGGCCGCAGCGCCCACACCGTCTTCGGCGGTCACGAGCACTCGCTGCGGCAGACGCTGATCGCGCTGGCCGCCGGGCACGACCTCGACGAGCACGAAGCGCCCGAAGAGGCGACGCTGCAGGTCCTGCAGGGCCGCGTGCGTCTGGTCAGCGGCGACTCCGCACTCGAGGGCAGCGCGGGCGACCACCTCGCGATCCCCGCCGCGCGGCACGCCCTGCACGCCGACGAGGACTCAGCGGTGCTGCTGACCGTGATGAAGGCCGTCGGCCCGCACGTCTAG
- a CDS encoding DNA repair helicase XPB — MTDGPLIVQSDKTVLLEVDHEEAGAARAAIAPFAELERAPEHVHTYRITPLALWNARAAGHDAEQVVDALVSFSRYAVPQPLLVDIVDTMARYGRLQLVKHPAHGLTLVSLDRAVLEEVLRHKKIAPMLGDRLDDDTVIVHPSERGRVKQMLLKIGWPAEDLAGYVDGEAHRIDLQQDGWELRDYQEMAADSFWAGGSGVVVLPCGAGKTLVGAAAMAKAGATTLILVTNTVAGRQWKRELIARTSLTENEIGEYSGERKEIRPVTIATYQVITRRTKGEYRHLELFDSRDWGLIIYDEVHLLPAPVFRMTADLQSRRRLGLTATLIREDGREGDVFSLIGPKRYDAPWKDIEAQGWIAPAECIEVRVTMTDNERMLYATAEPEERYKLCSTAHTKIAVVKSILDRHPGEPTLVIGAYLDQLDELGQELNAPVIQGSTKNAEREVLFDQFRRGEIRTLVVSKVANFSIDLPEASVAVQVSGTFGSRQEEAQRLGRLLRPKADGGGAVFYSVVSRDSLDAEYAAHRQRFLAEQGYGYVIKDADDLLGPAI; from the coding sequence ATGACCGACGGACCCCTGATCGTGCAGTCCGACAAGACGGTGCTGCTCGAGGTCGACCACGAGGAGGCCGGCGCCGCGCGCGCCGCCATCGCTCCCTTCGCCGAATTGGAGCGTGCTCCCGAGCACGTCCACACCTACCGCATCACGCCGCTGGCCCTGTGGAACGCCCGCGCTGCGGGCCACGACGCCGAGCAGGTCGTCGACGCCCTGGTGTCGTTCTCCCGCTACGCGGTGCCGCAGCCGCTGCTCGTCGACATCGTCGACACCATGGCCCGCTACGGGCGGTTGCAGCTGGTCAAGCACCCGGCGCACGGGTTGACGCTGGTCAGCCTCGACCGCGCCGTGCTCGAGGAGGTGCTGCGGCACAAGAAGATCGCCCCGATGCTCGGGGACCGCCTCGACGACGACACCGTCATCGTGCACCCGAGCGAGCGCGGCCGGGTCAAGCAGATGCTGCTGAAGATCGGCTGGCCCGCCGAGGACCTCGCCGGTTACGTCGACGGCGAGGCGCACCGCATCGATCTGCAGCAGGACGGCTGGGAGCTGCGCGACTACCAGGAGATGGCCGCGGACTCGTTCTGGGCGGGCGGCTCGGGCGTCGTCGTGCTGCCGTGCGGGGCGGGCAAGACGCTCGTCGGCGCGGCGGCCATGGCCAAGGCCGGCGCCACCACGCTGATCCTGGTGACCAACACCGTCGCCGGCAGGCAGTGGAAGCGCGAGCTCATCGCCCGCACGTCGCTGACCGAGAACGAGATCGGCGAGTACTCCGGTGAACGCAAGGAGATCCGGCCGGTCACCATCGCCACCTACCAGGTGATCACCCGCCGCACCAAGGGCGAGTACCGCCATCTCGAGCTGTTCGACAGCCGGGACTGGGGTCTGATCATCTACGACGAGGTGCACCTGCTGCCGGCTCCGGTGTTCCGCATGACGGCCGACCTGCAGTCCCGCCGCCGGCTCGGGCTGACGGCAACGCTGATCCGCGAGGACGGGCGCGAGGGCGACGTGTTCAGCCTCATCGGACCGAAGCGCTACGACGCACCGTGGAAGGACATCGAGGCCCAGGGCTGGATCGCACCGGCCGAATGCATCGAGGTGCGGGTCACGATGACCGACAACGAGCGGATGCTGTACGCCACCGCCGAGCCGGAGGAGCGCTACAAGCTGTGCTCGACGGCGCACACGAAGATCGCCGTGGTGAAGTCGATCCTGGACCGCCATCCCGGCGAGCCGACGCTGGTGATCGGCGCGTATCTCGACCAGCTCGACGAACTGGGGCAGGAACTGAACGCCCCGGTGATCCAGGGCTCGACGAAGAACGCCGAGCGCGAGGTGCTGTTCGACCAGTTCCGCCGCGGCGAGATCCGCACGCTGGTGGTGTCGAAGGTGGCGAACTTCTCCATCGACCTGCCCGAGGCGAGCGTCGCGGTACAGGTGTCGGGCACGTTCGGGTCGCGCCAGGAGGAAGCCCAGCGCCTGGGCCGGCTGCTGCGGCCCAAAGCCGACGGCGGCGGCGCGGTGTTCTACTCGGTGGTGTCCCGCGACAGCCTGGACGCCGAGTACGCCGCGCACCGGCAGCGCTTCCTCGCCGAGCAGGGCTACGGCTACGTCATCAAGGACGCCGACGACCTGCTCGGCCCGGCCATCTAG
- a CDS encoding Cif family virulence factor, producing MDASTVVADVMNTWRAGIDAGDPGRVAAAFTADAVFQGLRPYGVGRDAVRAYYAAQPAGMTVGYDILESRRLAEGVVTGYLRATFAYRDRDAVTVHIGVVLVRGADGWAVAQYQAADVR from the coding sequence GTGGACGCCTCGACCGTCGTCGCGGACGTGATGAACACCTGGCGCGCCGGGATCGACGCCGGCGATCCCGGCCGGGTCGCGGCGGCCTTCACCGCCGACGCCGTGTTCCAGGGCCTGCGCCCCTACGGCGTCGGACGTGACGCCGTACGCGCCTACTACGCCGCCCAGCCCGCCGGCATGACCGTCGGCTACGACATCCTCGAATCACGTCGTCTCGCCGAGGGCGTCGTCACGGGCTACCTGCGGGCGACGTTCGCCTACCGCGACCGCGACGCCGTGACCGTGCACATCGGGGTCGTGCTCGTCCGCGGCGCCGACGGCTGGGCCGTCGCGCAGTACCAGGCGGCGGACGTCCGTTAG
- a CDS encoding YbfB/YjiJ family MFS transporter, protein MHWHHPHVHVARGAAALAAAMGIGRFVYTPILPLMTAQAGLSPAAAGGLATANYAGYLAGAVAGVLAPRLVRTTRTWRIALLLIVGSLAAMPLTHSVGAWLVIRTVAGVASAVLFVIAVDWMLDHARGRSAQLPGWGFAGVGVGIAASGAIVLALPTAGWRTTWWVAAAVAAVVAAVAWHMRPAAPTDAGHADAPATRPASRRWFGVLLACYTLEGVGYIIAGTFLVVAVGHDGPAWLGSGAWVVVGLAAAPSAALWAWAATRWSRPALLVAALLLQAAGVALPALAGGAAAALAGAVLFGGTFIGISTLALAAGRGLGSASAVALLTAGYSAGQMVGPLVVTPLLHNGFHDALLTSAGIVTAAAVTAVWLLTGLRRDADRPRAATHPGRSAESGRSPR, encoded by the coding sequence ATGCACTGGCATCATCCGCACGTCCACGTCGCCCGGGGCGCCGCCGCGCTCGCCGCCGCCATGGGGATCGGGCGGTTCGTCTACACCCCGATCCTGCCGTTGATGACGGCACAGGCCGGGCTGTCCCCCGCCGCCGCGGGCGGCCTCGCGACCGCCAACTACGCCGGCTACCTCGCCGGCGCGGTGGCCGGCGTGCTCGCGCCGCGGCTGGTGCGCACGACCCGCACCTGGCGGATCGCGCTGCTACTGATCGTCGGCAGCCTGGCCGCGATGCCGCTCACCCACAGCGTCGGCGCGTGGCTCGTCATCCGCACCGTCGCCGGCGTTGCGAGCGCCGTGCTGTTCGTCATCGCCGTCGACTGGATGCTCGACCACGCCCGCGGCCGCTCGGCGCAGCTGCCGGGCTGGGGCTTCGCGGGTGTCGGCGTCGGCATCGCGGCGTCCGGCGCCATCGTGCTCGCGCTGCCCACCGCGGGGTGGCGGACGACGTGGTGGGTGGCCGCCGCGGTGGCCGCGGTGGTCGCCGCCGTGGCCTGGCACATGCGTCCCGCCGCGCCCACCGACGCGGGGCACGCCGACGCTCCCGCGACCCGGCCGGCGTCGCGGCGGTGGTTCGGCGTCCTGCTGGCGTGTTACACGCTGGAGGGCGTCGGCTACATCATCGCGGGCACCTTTCTGGTAGTGGCCGTGGGGCATGACGGCCCGGCATGGCTGGGCAGCGGCGCCTGGGTGGTGGTGGGTCTGGCGGCCGCGCCGTCGGCCGCCCTGTGGGCGTGGGCGGCCACCCGGTGGTCGCGGCCCGCGCTGCTGGTCGCCGCGCTGCTGCTGCAGGCCGCCGGCGTCGCGCTTCCGGCGTTGGCGGGCGGCGCCGCAGCCGCGCTGGCCGGGGCGGTGCTGTTCGGTGGCACGTTCATCGGGATCAGCACGCTGGCACTGGCGGCCGGGCGCGGGCTCGGGTCCGCGAGCGCGGTCGCGCTGCTCACGGCCGGTTACTCGGCGGGTCAGATGGTCGGCCCACTGGTCGTGACACCGTTGCTGCACAACGGATTTCACGATGCGCTGCTGACCTCCGCCGGGATCGTCACCGCGGCGGCGGTCACCGCCGTCTGGTTGCTGACGGGGCTCAGGCGCGATGCGGATCGTCCGCGGGCAGCCACGCATCCGGGGCGTTCAGCCGAGAGCGGTCGATCCCCGCGGTGA
- a CDS encoding LysR family transcriptional regulator: MELRQLRYFVTVADELNFGRAAERLRIAGPSLSQQIKALERDLKVRLFDRDRRSVALTAAGSALLPRARALLGQADDLRRQALGLASTEPVRIGYVQWCPTDWAERAAGVAQLRVDTWVMPSHTQAARVADGSLDVAICWVRTTDLAALALRARLIGVDELHALTVGQDASPVPAGRVTVCVDGDEASWSSWNRYAEEFVRATGAGLLRVDDGGVTGPTFVEHVRRVGRPVVNNPKGQNDPLPTGFTRRPIVGPTPMWTWSLVWRRDERNPVVLAVVDALTAGIDRSRLNAPDAWLPADDPHRA; this comes from the coding sequence ATGGAGCTGCGACAGCTGCGCTACTTCGTGACGGTCGCCGACGAACTGAACTTCGGCCGGGCCGCTGAACGGCTGCGCATCGCGGGACCCTCGCTCTCGCAACAGATCAAGGCGCTCGAACGCGATCTCAAGGTGCGGCTCTTCGATCGCGACCGCCGCTCGGTGGCGTTGACGGCCGCGGGCTCGGCGCTGCTTCCCCGCGCCCGGGCGCTGCTCGGCCAGGCCGACGACCTGCGCCGCCAGGCGCTCGGGCTCGCGTCTACCGAGCCGGTCCGGATCGGCTACGTGCAGTGGTGTCCCACCGACTGGGCCGAACGTGCCGCCGGCGTCGCACAGCTGCGCGTCGACACCTGGGTCATGCCGTCCCATACCCAGGCGGCACGGGTGGCCGACGGCAGCCTCGACGTCGCGATCTGCTGGGTGCGCACCACCGACCTCGCGGCACTCGCGCTGCGGGCGAGGCTGATCGGCGTCGACGAGCTGCACGCGCTCACGGTGGGGCAGGACGCGTCACCGGTGCCGGCGGGACGCGTCACCGTGTGCGTGGACGGCGACGAGGCCAGCTGGTCGTCGTGGAACCGGTACGCCGAGGAGTTCGTCCGCGCGACGGGCGCCGGTCTGCTGCGCGTCGACGACGGCGGCGTCACCGGGCCCACGTTCGTCGAGCACGTGCGACGCGTCGGCCGCCCGGTGGTGAACAATCCCAAGGGGCAGAACGACCCGCTCCCCACGGGATTCACGCGGCGGCCGATCGTTGGCCCGACGCCGATGTGGACGTGGTCGCTGGTGTGGCGCCGCGACGAACGCAACCCGGTGGTGCTGGCGGTCGTCGACGCCCTCACCGCGGGGATCGACCGCTCTCGGCTGAACGCCCCGGATGCGTGGCTGCCCGCGGACGATCCGCATCGCGCCTGA